GATGCACGCCGAACCCATCCTAGCACTGATTTGCCCTGCGAATGACATCTGCCTCTGCTGCCCAAGTCGTCGAAAACTCCGATCGCGAACTTTCCGACGGCTCGCGCGCCTATGCAGTCTGCAGCATGACCGGCCAAGGCCGCGCCGCAGGCGATTCGTCACTGGGAACCATCACGATCGAACTCCGTTCGGTGAACCATCGCGGTTTTAAGTCCAGCATTCGCAGCCCCGAGGCGATCACCCCGCTGGAATCACGGATCGAATCCGAACTCCGCCGACACCTTCACCGTGGTGCCGTCAACGTCAGCATTTCGGTCGAACGACACGGCAGCCAGACGCCGGTTCAGATCAACCCCGCCGTCCTAGCTGACTACCTTCGGCAGTGCCAACAGGCGATCAACGACAGCGGCGTCTCCGGCGAACACGTCACCATCAGCACCGCGTCATTGGTTTCCCTTCCCGGTGTTCTTTCCGGGGACCAGGGCCAAAAAGACGACGACGCCCTTTGGCAACAAGTCAGCCTCGTTGTGTCATCAGCGGCTGCGAATCTGACCGCCATGCGACAAACCGAAGGTCAGGCGATGGCGGAAACACTGGTAGCCGACTGCGAGACCATTCGGCAGCACGTCGACTCGATCGCTTCGCTCGCACCGCAAGTCGCCGATCAATACCGCTCGCGGTTGGAAACGAAAGTCAATCGCCTGCTCGCTGACTTTGATGCCGAAGTCGGCCCGACCGATCTTCTGCGTGAAGTCCAGGTGTATGCCGACCGGACCGACATCAGCGAAGAAATCACACGACTGGGAAGCCACTTGACCCTGTTTGAAGCGGTCCTCCGTGGCGAAAACGAGAACGCCAAGTCAAGCCAGAAGCGAAACCAGAACGGCAACCGCGACGAACCCGCCGGGCGAAGACTGGACTTCATCACCCAAGAGATGTTTCGCGAAACCAATACCATCGGTTCCAAAGCGAATCACGCCGGGATTTCGGCACTCGTCGTCGAAATCAAATGTGCGATCGAACGGATGCGAGAGCTGGTTCAAAACTTGGAATAGCCGTTTTGCTAACCTAAGTTTGCCTACCGACCGCCGCCGCGGAAGCCAAGCCTCACGGCCTGCCTTCGCAGCCCAGCGGTTTAGTCATCACCCTATCAACAGCAGCCCCGAAAACACACAGCGCGACAGCTTTGTCGCCACGACCAGGCCATGAGTGAATCGAACGCCGCAAAGTTAATCATCATTTCCGGGCCCAGCGGCGCCGGTAAATCGACGGTGACAAAACGGTTGCTGGCCGAGTGCGAACTTCCGCTACGGATGAGTGTCTCTGCGACCACCCGAAAGCCTCGCCCTGGTGAAATCCCCGGAAAGGCCTATCATTTCGTTTCGCAAGACGAATTTGATCAACTGCGCAGCGACAATGCGTTCCTAGAATGCAAAGAAGTGTTCGGACGCGGACACTGGTACGGAACACTGCGTAGCGAAGTCACCAACGGCATTCGGGCAGGACAATGGGTCATCCTGGAAATCGATGTCCAAGGTGCCTTGGAAGTGATGCAACATTCCGATCTGGATGCCATTTCGCTGTTCATCCATCCCGGTTCGATGGAAGAACTCGAACGACGACTGCGTGACCGGGGAACCGAAAGCGAAAAAGCGATTCAAAGTCGCTTGGAAACCGCCGCCGATGAGATGCGGTTCCTACACGAATACCAATACGAAATTATCAATGGGGCGGTCGATGCGGCCGTCGCCCAAGTTTGCCGAATTCTTAAAGACCACCAGGAGAACCAGGTATGCTCGAAGAACTGAAAGACGAAGAAACCGTCAACAAGGTTGGCGGACGATTCAAACTGAGCACGCTGATCCAAAAGCGTTTGGTGCAGCTCAACCAAGGCAGCCGAGCGCTCGTCAGTGTCGACACCCACGACAAGATGTCGATCGTGCTCAAAGAGATCCTGCAAGACAAGATCTTCTTGAACACCGACAACGAAGTCGAACAAGTCACCGAATTGGACTTGGATGCGACCATCGCAGCGGCAGAAGCTCCCGATCTTGATGCCGCCGATCTGTAGGCACTTGGCGTGACCGATTCGCCAGCAATTGATCCGTCATCTCGCCAACAGGATGCTTCCAAGCGAATCCTGTTGGCCGTTGGCGGCGGAATCGCCGCTTACAAATCTGCAACCCTCTGTAGTCGCCTGGCCCAAGCCGGCCATCGGGTTCAGGCCGCGATGACTCGCTCGGCGACAGAGTTTCTTGGCCCAGCGACCCTGACCGCACTCTCAGGTCGCCACGTCGCGATCGAATCTTTTGACCCCAAGCATCCTCTTGGGCCACATATCGAATTGGCAGATGGCGTCGATCTCATGATTGTCGCCCCCGCAACGGCAAACCTCATCGCCAAGTTTGCACACGGGATTGCCGATGACCTCGTCAGCACGCTCTACTTGCAAAACGTGGCTCCTGTGTTGGTCGCACCCGCGATGAGTGATCCGATGTGGTCAAAGCCTTCGGTCCAACGCAATGTCGCGCAGTTGGCTGAAGACGGTTGCCATCTTGTCGGGCCGGAATCGGGCTGGCTTTCCTGCCGCGTCCGTGGTACCGGACGGATGAGTGAACCGGAAACCATCCTCGACCGCGCTTTGAATATACTGGCGTCTCCGGATCGACGAACACTCGACGACAGCTAAGAATATCGCACCTGCGATCCCGTTCATTATCCGAAAGTCTTATCCATGCCTCTCTTCGTCTTCGGCCATCGCAACCCAGATACCGACGCGATTTGTGCCGCGATTGCCTACGCCGATTTCCTTCGTCGCACCACCCGACCTGACGCGATCGCGGCTTGTTGTGGCGCACCAAACCAACGGACCGAATTCGCGCTCAAGAAAGCAGGGCTGTCTCATCCACGGATCGTGATGGATGTCCGCCCCACCGTCGAAGACGTTTGCCAAACTGATGTCACGCTGGCAACCTGTGACGAGGTTTTCTACGAAGTCTATCGCCGGATGGATGATCGCGGCCTGCGGAGCATTCCCGTTGTCGATCGCGAAAACAATCTCTCCGGCATCGTCACGCTTCTTGATCTGCTGGAACTGGTCCTTAACAGCAACGTCGATCCGACAACCGGTCGGCAGGTCCGAACGAACCTGTCGAAGATCGTTTCGGTGCTCGGTGGCGAGTTCCAACATGCGGTCGAACCCGATCGCGACGAAGACCTGATCGTCAGCGTCGGCGCGATGAGCGCCGGAGGCTTTACCGAACACATCAAGCAATTTCCCGCCGGCCGATTGATCGTCGTCAGCGGGGACCGCCCGACAATTCAACTTCCGGCACTGGAACTGGGCGTTCGAGCGTTGGTCGTCACAGGCGGATATGAACTCAGTGATGGCCTGATGCAACTGGCACAGGCGCGCGGAATCTCTGTCCTGCGCAGCCCCTTTGATACCGCGACAACGACCATGCGGATCAAGGCGGCTCAGCTGATTAGCGGCGTTGTTGAATCAGACTTCATGTCGCTTCCGGCGCGGATGCCTGTTGCCGACGCTCGGCGTGAGATCTTCCGCTCCCCGCAAACGATCTTTCCGGTCTTAGAAGACGGTAAGCTTGTCGGTGTGCTCAGTAAAAGTGACTTGGTTAACCCACCCAAGCCCGAACTGGTGCTGGTCGATCATAACGAAATTGGACAAGCCGTCGCCGGGGCGGATGAAGCCAACATCGTCGAAGTCCTCGACCATCACCGGCTTGGTGGTTCATTGAAATCCACCGCCCCGATCCGTTTGACAATGGAACCGGTTGGCTCGACATGCACGTTGGTTGCAAAGATGTTTCGCCAAGCCGGCATCGATCCCGACCCATCGATGGCTTTGTGCATGGCATCGGGAATGATCAGTGACACGCTGTTCTTGCGTTCGCCGACCACGACATCGACCGATCGAGACATCCTGAATTGGCTGCAGCGATTTTGCAAAGTCCAGTTGGACGAGTTTGCCAACGAGTTCTTCAGTGTCGGATCGGCACTGCGAACTTGCACCCCAGATCAAGTCGTCCGCGAAGACTGCAAACAGTTCGAAGAGGCAGGTCAGAAGTTCTCGATTTCGCAAATCGAAGAGATCGGGTTCGACCTGTTCTGGCAACGCAAAGAAGAACTGTTCAACGCACTGGAAAGCATGGCATCGACGCAGCAGTTGGAATTCAGTGCGCTGCTGGTCACCGACATCGCAAGCAACGGCAGCTTGTTGATGATGAGCCGCGAGCCGCAGGGCTGGGAAGAGATCAATTATCCCGAGCTGGAAGACCGGCTCTACCAGCTCGACGGTGTTGTCAGTCGCAAAAAGCAGCTGCTTCCGCTGATCAGCAGCTTGATGGAATCGAATTGATCGCCGCAGGACCGGCAAACCACCCGTGGATGAATCACGGAGATTGGCTTCAGTTGGGCTGCAAAATGGTCGAAACAGGTGTAACCAAACGAATGCGGTATCGCCGCGGCCGGGTAAATTAAAAACGTCCCGACACACCGTCTTGCACGAACCTGGATCGTATTGGATACTTCTAGACTTCCGTGAGACGTCGTTCATCGTGTTTCGCGGCAGAACATGCCGAAGTGGCGGAATTGGCAGACGCGTTGGATTCAAAATCCAATTCTGGCAACAGAGTGAGGGTTCGAGTCCCTCCTTCGGTACTGGTGGATCACTTCACCGAAAGACAAAGCCCAGCGGAATCATCTCGATCCGCTGGGCTTTTTTCGTTTTCAGCTTCCAATCAGCCGCAATGCGTTAGCCCGCGGTTAACGCTCCACAGAGGTGCTCTTTGAAAGCCTCACAGACGCCCTCTTGAAACGGATACTCGCATCCAAATCAGCCGCAAGGCGCCAGCCTGCGGTTAAAGCTCCATCGAGGCCTTCTTAAAACGAATTCTCGGCCCCTCGGATTTCGCCCAGCTTCAAAAGCAGCCCGGGCTGATACCCCTGTGTTGATGCCATGGGATTCAGTTGTCGCCACCAAAGCGTGCCCCAAGGAAATCCATCACGACAATCGTCGAAAACGGAGCTCAAGATTCAGGTCATCAAGTGCACCGCGCAACCGCTTGCGACATAGCTCCTAAATAATGAGCGGTGCGTCAAAGCCTCACGCCACGAAACCTCGCCGCCTTTGGCAGATCAGCCGTGATCAACCACGAAATCCAAAGCTGCCAAAAGGCCTCGAAGATCCTTGTCAACAGTCAAAATGCGGACTTTCTCCGATGAATCCTTTGAGTTTTCTGTCCTTCGCATTCAGCCGCGAAATCCGAATTCACCTTCTTCGCGATCTCCTGGTTAAACCTATCGCCCAAAAACTTCGAGAAGAGTTTCAGATTGACACGACAAGACGAAGCAGTTGCGAACTGCCATAACGTCAACAGCAGTTCACACGGGATTGCTGACCGAACCGTTTCAGGCTCATCAATTCAATTCCAGCTCTGCAAAGCCCCCACCACACCCGACCGAAATGGTAAAACTTATCTTCCCAATATTCACCCAGCGAGTGATCATGAACGGCAATGCGACTCATTCGGTCGTAATCCTAGATTATCATTAATATTACCCGACTAAGTCGGGTTTAACTTGTACCGTTAGCCGGCAGGAAAGCACCTAAATGTCAGCAGTTGTCGAACTCCGACTGGGTGATCTATTCGATGGCCCAGCCGATCTGATCGTATTACCTTGCTCCACGGGCGGCACGATTACGCGATTCGTCGCAGAACGCCTACTGCAATATTCAATCCCCACTCCAAAACGCGGTATGGCGCATGGTGAAACTCACATTGTGCCATTCACCGGCGCGGAAAACATAGCGCAGTTCGTTGCATTTGCGGCCTCGGTAGACGGCATCAACTCAAGCGCAGATGCGATTGAAGCAATCGGAACATCAGTCGGGGAATTCACGCGGGCCAATGAATCGATTCGCAACATATCCGCACCGCTTTTGGGCGCCGGTGCGGGTGGACTTCAGAGTGAATTGGTGGTTGATGCGCTGACGCGAGGATTTCGAAAATCCGCCAGCGACTCCGCGAGACTTGTTATTCATGTGCTACACCAAAGCGTGTTTGACCGCCTGCAAGGTGTCGAGTCACCATCAAAAGTGACTTCCACACCTCCTGAGTCACCACAACGAGTCTTCATTAGCTATTCAGGAACAAGCGACCGGCACAACGAATGGGTCGCAGCACTTGGGACATTCCTGCGAGCAAATGGAATTGATGCTCGCCTTGACCAATGGCATCTGCGCAAAGGAATGGACTTGCCACAGTGGATGACAAACGAACTTGAATTAGCAGAACGTGTCGTGATTGTTTCGGATTCACGATATCGCGATCGCGCGGACAAACGAAGCGGAGGAGTCGGCTGGGAAACCATGTTGATTCAAGGCGATATGGCACAACAACCGCCTGACAGCCGAAAATACTTGATCGTCGTTCGTGAGGAACAGTTTAAAGATGGGATTCCAAACTATCTCAAAACGAAATTCTCAATTCACTGGTCAAGCACTGGGGATGAAGGAAAACTTCGTGATGACCTCCTTAAAGAACTGTACGATGTAGAACTTGCACCGCCCATCGGTGCTCCACCTTCGCTCTACGTAGCTGGTTAAAATAGCTGCCCCCCGAGTCGCGAAGTCGGGCGTTTTGACAATGGAGAATTTCTCGTCGCGACCGGGCGATTGCCAAAGTCATATCAAGAAGTTAGATGCCACCACGTAAACCCAAAACATCTACTGGTTGGGACACAACACGAATCGGAACATGGGCTTCGATCATCGCGATTCCACTAGCGATTGTCCTATGGTACATAGACGCGATACGTCTTATTTCCTCATCAGCTCCAACTGTAGAAATGTCTACAAAAGGCGCGAACAGCCCTGTGATCGAAGCAGGGCGTGACGCTGTCATTGGCCCCTACACTCCCAATCGCCCCGCCCCACCTGATCCGTCCCCCCACAACCCAACGCATGACACCGCACCCCAGAAGGAATCGGTCATTGGGGGGCGATCGATGGTCTCGTCTGGTGACAATAGCCCCGTGGTTGTTGCAGGTAGAGACGCAGTTATCAACCTCGCTTCAACTAAACCTGACTTCATAACGGATCACGATGGCGCTGGCGCCCTGCTAATGACCCAACCCGACTTTCGTGCTTTCATCTCAGGAGCACTGTCGAGTAAGAACGACAAAATTATCGGACGCATAGTCAATGGGACCCCTGTCGCGAAAATCGAACTCCTAGACGGTGACCCGGAGCAACCGAGTCCACCATGGGCCAAGGTTACGGTTTTAGACGGAGACCTCAAAGGACAGACAGGCTGGATACTAATGACCTCACTTCGAGTGCCCAACTGAGGCAAGCATGACATAACAACGCATTCGCTTTTGGTCAGAAGGCGATAGGACAGTCGGCAAGCAAGCCATTTCATCGAACTTGCATTGGCCTGCTACGGTTCGCGTGCAGCTTCATCCCAAAACCGATTTTCCCATTTCATACTCTAAAGTTTCAGTTGTTTTTGTCGGCGGTGTTTTATTTGCTCCGGACTCTTGCGAAAAAACTCTTGTGCACGCGAAGACGGGAACTGCCGTTACTTGCCTTCTTGCAGTCGTTTTTCCCTTCCAGCGTGATTTTTAGCATTCTTCGACTGACTATGCCGTGTTGACGAACGAACCTCCTACAGCGGCTTCCAAATGCGTTTCGGTTGCTTCGGTTCTGGCGTTGCTACCACAAACTGCATGGCTGGCCTTAATGACGCAACCGAATTCCCGCCAAGCATTTCTTGACACACCTGAACGTTTTGGGCTGAGCCCCGTCGGCTACTGGTGCGCATTTTCTATCTCCGTCGCAGCGTCCATCGTTCTACTCTGCTCGCTGGCCTACCTGTCCATCGCTACCATCTGCGGTTGGGTTCGAGACGATCGCCCACTTTTCATATCGCTGAACGCGATCTGGATCTACGTTGGTACCTTCGCCCTGCTGGCCATACTGCCCGGACTCACAACTCTCGTTCGATCGACCTTCGCTGTTACAAATTTTGGCTGGTATGCTGTGATCGCCACCGGCCTTCCAATTTGGGGTCCTGTCATCCTGTGGTGTTTTGGCAGGGCACTCCCAACGCCCGCTCGCTGGCCCCATGCTGACGGACAACCATGGCATGTACTAGCGCTCTGGAGCGAAATGCTGGCCGAACCGTGCGATGAACAAAAGATGAATGCGGAGTACTATCAGTCGCGAAGCCGGGCAACTTTGGATTGGACAATCAACTCCCGCGAAATGGCTATCGCGGACGCTCGCCGACAAACACACTTTATCGTCAACACATGATACGACCATCGCTCTTCCTTCTTTTGATGACTGCTGCTCTGTCGAGTGCGCGATCACAGGATGCGAATCCGTTCGTCGCGACAGATGAGAGCACGTCAAACGATGCGGATTGGACACCGACTCATCCTGATGGCGATACACCACACGAGCGTATGCTGTCGCTTGCCCACACGGATGCACTACCTCAATTTGACCGTGTCGAACTTTACGCCGTCTCCATTCCGAAGCGGGATCCATTCAACGACGAAAGTCCGAAACCCGAAACAACCGACAAGACGTTTCCGGTTCGCCCGTATGGCACGCACGCGGACGTTCACGCTCATGTCTCATTGACAGGTGGTAACTGCACCAAGTTTCGGCAAGCTTGGCAATCGCTTGCCTTCGATCGACTCGGTGGTGCGTTTTGCCACTACCCTGCATACGGGTTTCGACTATATCGCAA
This is a stretch of genomic DNA from Stieleria sp. JC731. It encodes these proteins:
- a CDS encoding YicC/YloC family endoribonuclease — protein: MTSASAAQVVENSDRELSDGSRAYAVCSMTGQGRAAGDSSLGTITIELRSVNHRGFKSSIRSPEAITPLESRIESELRRHLHRGAVNVSISVERHGSQTPVQINPAVLADYLRQCQQAINDSGVSGEHVTISTASLVSLPGVLSGDQGQKDDDALWQQVSLVVSSAAANLTAMRQTEGQAMAETLVADCETIRQHVDSIASLAPQVADQYRSRLETKVNRLLADFDAEVGPTDLLREVQVYADRTDISEEITRLGSHLTLFEAVLRGENENAKSSQKRNQNGNRDEPAGRRLDFITQEMFRETNTIGSKANHAGISALVVEIKCAIERMRELVQNLE
- the gmk gene encoding guanylate kinase; this encodes MSESNAAKLIIISGPSGAGKSTVTKRLLAECELPLRMSVSATTRKPRPGEIPGKAYHFVSQDEFDQLRSDNAFLECKEVFGRGHWYGTLRSEVTNGIRAGQWVILEIDVQGALEVMQHSDLDAISLFIHPGSMEELERRLRDRGTESEKAIQSRLETAADEMRFLHEYQYEIINGAVDAAVAQVCRILKDHQENQVCSKN
- a CDS encoding DNA-directed RNA polymerase subunit omega — protein: MLEELKDEETVNKVGGRFKLSTLIQKRLVQLNQGSRALVSVDTHDKMSIVLKEILQDKIFLNTDNEVEQVTELDLDATIAAAEAPDLDAADL
- a CDS encoding flavoprotein — encoded protein: MTDSPAIDPSSRQQDASKRILLAVGGGIAAYKSATLCSRLAQAGHRVQAAMTRSATEFLGPATLTALSGRHVAIESFDPKHPLGPHIELADGVDLMIVAPATANLIAKFAHGIADDLVSTLYLQNVAPVLVAPAMSDPMWSKPSVQRNVAQLAEDGCHLVGPESGWLSCRVRGTGRMSEPETILDRALNILASPDRRTLDDS
- a CDS encoding putative manganese-dependent inorganic diphosphatase, producing MPLFVFGHRNPDTDAICAAIAYADFLRRTTRPDAIAACCGAPNQRTEFALKKAGLSHPRIVMDVRPTVEDVCQTDVTLATCDEVFYEVYRRMDDRGLRSIPVVDRENNLSGIVTLLDLLELVLNSNVDPTTGRQVRTNLSKIVSVLGGEFQHAVEPDRDEDLIVSVGAMSAGGFTEHIKQFPAGRLIVVSGDRPTIQLPALELGVRALVVTGGYELSDGLMQLAQARGISVLRSPFDTATTTMRIKAAQLISGVVESDFMSLPARMPVADARREIFRSPQTIFPVLEDGKLVGVLSKSDLVNPPKPELVLVDHNEIGQAVAGADEANIVEVLDHHRLGGSLKSTAPIRLTMEPVGSTCTLVAKMFRQAGIDPDPSMALCMASGMISDTLFLRSPTTTSTDRDILNWLQRFCKVQLDEFANEFFSVGSALRTCTPDQVVREDCKQFEEAGQKFSISQIEEIGFDLFWQRKEELFNALESMASTQQLEFSALLVTDIASNGSLLMMSREPQGWEEINYPELEDRLYQLDGVVSRKKQLLPLISSLMESN
- a CDS encoding SEFIR domain-containing protein, whose amino-acid sequence is MSAVVELRLGDLFDGPADLIVLPCSTGGTITRFVAERLLQYSIPTPKRGMAHGETHIVPFTGAENIAQFVAFAASVDGINSSADAIEAIGTSVGEFTRANESIRNISAPLLGAGAGGLQSELVVDALTRGFRKSASDSARLVIHVLHQSVFDRLQGVESPSKVTSTPPESPQRVFISYSGTSDRHNEWVAALGTFLRANGIDARLDQWHLRKGMDLPQWMTNELELAERVVIVSDSRYRDRADKRSGGVGWETMLIQGDMAQQPPDSRKYLIVVREEQFKDGIPNYLKTKFSIHWSSTGDEGKLRDDLLKELYDVELAPPIGAPPSLYVAG
- a CDS encoding SH3 domain-containing protein; translation: MSTKGANSPVIEAGRDAVIGPYTPNRPAPPDPSPHNPTHDTAPQKESVIGGRSMVSSGDNSPVVVAGRDAVINLASTKPDFITDHDGAGALLMTQPDFRAFISGALSSKNDKIIGRIVNGTPVAKIELLDGDPEQPSPPWAKVTVLDGDLKGQTGWILMTSLRVPN